The DNA sequence CAGTATCAGCTGTCTTAAAAAAGAAGCATAAAGTGCATACATACCGTTTCCAAGAGATTGAAAAGTTGCAATAGCTATTACATCAAATGCAGCCAAAATAAAGCAAAGGCTGCAGATCTTGAGTGCCGGTATACCAAGTCTTAACATCTCTTCATTCGGACTGAAGAGTAACATAAGCTCTTTTGGAAAAATCCAAAAAACCGCTGTTCCAATCACCATTATAAAAACCGAAGTTAAAAATGAATATTTAATAGCTTTCATTATTCTTTTTTTATTCTTTGCACCATAATTATAAGCCACTATCGGCGTCATACCGTTGTTCAATCCAAAAATAGGCATGAATACAAAGCTTTGAAGCTTATAGTATATTCCAAGTACATTTACAGCCATGTCTGAATACCTTACAAGTATCTTATTAAGTCCAAGTATCATAAGTGTTGACATAGACTGCATAGCTATGGACGGCACACCCACTCTGTATATCTCCTTAATAATTGCAAGATCAGGTTTAAATATATGCTTACCAAAGCTTATATTAACCTCCTCATTGTATTTTACATTAAAAATAAAGGATAATGTCATTGCTACAATCTGTCCGGAAACCGTAGCTATAGCAGCACCTGCTATGCCTAGTTTAGGTGCTCCCAAAAGTCCAAAAATTAATATAGGATCTAAAATAATATTTATAATTGCTCCCACACCCTGAGTAATCATATTATAAATGGTCTTACCTGTGGACTGTAAGATCCTCTCAAAAGTTACCTCAAGTATCAAACCAAATGAGAATATCGTTACAATAGATAGATATGAATATCCAAGCTTTCTTATGCTCTCATTACTTGTCTGTGAATCAAAGAAAAGCTTTGTGGCCACACTTCCAAATATTGCAAAGCCTATTGAAGCCAAAACTCCAAGAAGTATAGCACTATCTGCAGTCTTCTTTGCCTTTTCCTTATTTCCCTCTCCTAGCGTTCTTGAAAGCAATGCATTTATACCCACACCGGTACCTACAGATACCGCTATCATAAATATCTGTATAGGATATGCCAGCGAAACTGCCGCCAGTGCATCAGAACTATATCTTGCTACAAATATACTGTCTACTATATTATATAGTGACTGTACCAAAAATGAAATCACCATAGGTGTACTCATAGAAAAAAGAAGCTTACCTACCGGCATCACTCCCATTCGATTTTCTTTTTTCTCTATCATCATATCTCCTAAAAATACAAGTATCTCTATATTTTACAACTTTTACAAACTTTTTTCTATTTAAAAACGCTTTACAGTTCGCTTTATACCTCTATTTCTGACTTTTATTTTACAGTACATAGTCTATATATGAACATAATATGAATATTTCTTCTAAAAGTTGATAAATAGCTTGCTAAGTGCTAAAATATCTTGATTAGTAGACACTTTTGCAATAATCTATAGTTGATATGTTGTTATAGTCTAATTTTTTTTTGGAGAAACCATAATGAATTTTATTGAAAAGATATTTGGTACACATAGTGAAAGAGAGCTTAAAATAATAGAACCTACTATTCAAAAAATATTGAGCTTACAGAGTACTATGCAAGCCATGAGTGATGAGGAATTAAAAGAACTTACACCAAAGTTCAGACAAAGACTGGCGGATGGAGAAACCTTGGATGATATTCTTCCTGAAGCATTTGCCGCTGTTAGAGAAGCTTCCAGAAGAGTTACCGGTATGGAGCACTTCAAAGTACAGCTTATTGGTGGTATGGTCCTCCATCAGGGTCGTATCGCAGAGATGAGAACAGGTGAAGGTAAAACTCTTGTTTCAACCTGTCCTGCATATTTGAATGCACTTGCAGGCAAGGGTGTACTTGTTGTAACCGTTAATGACTATCTTGCAGAGCGTGACTCTAAATGGATGGGTGATATTCATAGATTTTTAGGGTTGAGCGTAGGCTGTGTTCTAAACTCTATGAACTCTGAGCAAAGACAGGAACAATATGCCTGCGACATTACCTATGTCACCAACAATGAGTTGGGATTTGACTATCTACGTGATAATATGGCAATATACAAAAAAGATCAGGTTTTAAGAGAACTTGATTTTGCCATCATTGATGAGGTGGACTCCATCCTTATAGATGAGGCTAGAACTCCTCTTATTATTTCCGGTCAGTCTGGTAAGTCTACAAAGCTTTATGAGATTTGTGATATGCTGGCAAAGCAGCTTGAAAGAGGTGAGGCAAGTGCTGAATTTACAAAGATGGGTGCACTTATGGGTGATGAAATCGAAGAGACCGGAGATTTTATCGTCAATGAAAAGGATAAGGTTGTAAACCTTACAGAAGAAGGTATTCATAAAGTAGAAAAATACTTTAATATAGAAAACCTTGCAGACCCTGAAAATCTTGAAATACAGCATTGTATTATCCTCGCTCTTAGAGCCAATAATCTTATGTTCAGAGATAAGGACTATGTAGTAAAAGATGATGAAGTACTTATCGTAGATGAGTTCACAGGTCGTATAATGCCCGGAAGAAGATATTCTGATGGATTACATCAGGCTATAGAGGCTAAGGAACATGTAAATGTACAAAGAGAATCAAAGACTCTGGCTACAATCACATTCCAGAACTTCTTTAACAAATTTGTAAAGAAAGCAGGTATGACCGGTACCGCTCTAACCGAAGAAAAGGAGTTTAGAAATACCTATGGTATGGATGTTATCGCAATTCCAACCAATAGGCCTATTGAAAGAAAAGATCAGGATGATGTTGTTTATAAGAGTAAGAAAGAAAAATTCAAAGCTGTTGTAGAAGAGATCAAAGAAACTAATGCCAAGGGACAGCCTGTGCTTGTAGGTACTATTACTATTGAAACCTCAGAAATGCTTTCAAAGATGCTGAAAAAAGAAGGCATAAACCATACAGTACTTAATGCAAAATTCCATGAAAAAGAGGCTGAAATCGTAGCAAATGCCGGTTTGCATGGTGCTGTTACTATTGCCACAAATATGGCCGGCCGTGGTACTGATATTAAGCTTGACGAAGAAGCACTCAAGGCAGGTGGTCTTAAGGTAATTGGTACTGAAAGGCATGAGAGTAGACGTATTGATAATCAGTTAAGAGGTCGTTCAGGTCGTCAAGGTGATCCTGGTGAGTCAAGATTCTATATCTCACTTGAAGACGATTTAATGAGACTCTTCGCATCAGAAAGACTTATAAAGATTTTTAATGCCTTGGGTGTTCCTGAAAACGAGCCTATAGAGCATGGTATGCTTACCAGAGCTGTAGAGAAAGCTCAGATGAAAATCGAGAGCAATAACTATGGTATAAGAGAAAACCTCTTAAAGTATGACGAGGTAAATAACGAACAAAGAGAAGTTATCTACGAAGAAAGAAATAAGGTACTGGAAGGCGACAATATGCGTGACACTATCCTTCGTATGATAAATGATATCATTGAGCGTTCTGTAAATATGGCTATCTCTGACGAAATACCTGCAAGTGAATGGAATTTTGTAGAGCTCAATGAACTTATCCTTTCTACAATACCACTCTCACCTCTTTCTTATTCTCCTGAAATGGACAATATGAAAAAGGATGAACTTATTCAGAAACTTAAAAAAGAGGCTGTTGAGCTTTATGAGGCAAAGGAAGCTGAATTCCCGGATGCAGAAAAAATTCGTGAACTTGAGCGTATTATCCTTCTAAAGACTATTGACAATAAGTGGATGAACCATATTGATGATATGGAGCAGTTGCGTCAAGGTATAGGATTGCAGGCACTGGGTCAAAGAGATCCGCTTGTAGAATACAAAATGGCTGCTTATGATATGTTTGATGAAATGACAAGAGGTATATCTGAGGATACTGTGCGTATTCTGTATCATCTTAAGGTGGAGCAGAAAGTTGAGAGAGAGCCTGTAGCCAAGGTTACCGGAACTAATAAGGATGACAGTACTGTAAAGAAGCCTGTGCGTATTGAAGCAAAGATTTATCCAAATGATCCATGTCCATGTGGAAGTGGAAAAAAGTATAAACAATGCCATGGCAGAAAGGGAATGACATTATAAATTTACGGAGAGATTATGAGTATTAAAAATAATAAAGCATCTTTTATAGGATCAATATTTATAGGTGTAGTATTGATTGTAGCAGGTCTGATATATGGCTATATGCATTCAAAATTGTTCCTTACATTTAATTCCGCTGAAAAAATGTATAAGGATGAATATTACTACATTTCAGACAATAAAGAGGTATACGCTTTAAGTATATATGATATATCAAGTACCGGTATTACCTCTGATGATGGAAAAATTGAACTTTACCAGATAATTGGAGGCAATGGTAGTCTTTATTATATGACTGCAAATCCAAACAATTCAAAGATCAAATCTTTGATTGACCTCTATGATAAATATACAAGTGAAGAGCATGGTGAAGACGACCTTCCACCTGTAAACTATTTGATGGTGGAATTGATTTCTGATGACAGCTACAATTTAGATATTATTAAAGATTTAGCTGATTCGTTTGATCCGGACTATACCTATAGAAATGATGGTTCTCTTCATGATGACTTCTATCTTAAAAATACATCTCTTGCAGGCTCCATCGCCTTTCATATAGCTATCACTTTAGTTATTATGGCGATTGGTATAGGCATTATTATCGTTGCACTTACCAGAAAGTCTAAGAATCAGGATACATATGAGAGGCTTTGTGAGCTGGATGAGAGACTTAGAGGTAACATAGGTGAACTTGAAAATATAGCCGACTATGTGGATAAATCTCTTGGTGCTTTTGTGTATAAAGATCATCTTATACTTAATACCAAGTTCGGATTTGATATGTTTAATTTAAAAAATCTGGTTTGGATTTATCACAATATTACAAAGCATAAGATGTATGTAGTTATCACTGTAAGTGTAGATTTTGCATTGCAGATAAATCTATATGAGGATGGCAGAATTCGTGAACAAAGAGTTATGCTTACAAATGATAAAAAGGCAGAGGATGCTATCGGTTCACTTCTCACCTATATAGGTATGAATTATCCAAATTCGATTATTGGATTCACACCTGAGGCAAAAGAAGCATATCGTGAGTTTAAACTCACACATAAATAATATAATTTAACCGGTCTTAAAATCATAAGTAAATATTATGATTTTAAGGCTGTTTTTTTGTCATAAATAAGATTTTTTGATATAATATTTCTGAAATCAGGAAAATGTTTTTTCAGCTGATTTGAAAGTTTAAGGATAGATTATGAATAAAAAAACATTAAAAATACTGGAATATGAAAAAATAATAAATAATTTGGTAGATATGGCAAGCAGTGAGCCTGCCAAAAAGCTTTGTGCAAAGCTTAAGCCGTCTACAGATATAAATGAAATCCAAAAAAATCAAGGATATACAACTGCTGCACTGGACAGAATAAGGCTTAAGGGAAATCTCTTATTGTCTGAAATAAAGGATATATCAGATTCTTTAAAAAGACTTGAAATAGGTTCATCACTTTCACAGCCGGAACTTATGAAAATTCTGTCTATTTTGAACGCTGTATCTAAGGCTATATCATATGGTCTGCACCCTGACGAAGAGGAATATGATGTATTGGAAGAACATTTTAGAAGTCTTTATGATATAAAAGATCTCAAAAAAGAACTTTCAAGATGTATTATATCTGAAGAAATAATGGCAGACAATGCTTCTCCTGAGCTAAGCCATATCAGAAGGAAGATAAAGCAGATAAACTCAAAGATGCATACAGAACTCAACAATATTCTCAATGCACATAGAGAGTATTTAATGGATGCAGTCATCACTCAAAGAGACGGAGCTTACTGCCTCCCTATAAAAAGTGAGTACAAGAATAAAGTATCTGGCGTTGTGCATGACCAATCTTCTACCGGTTCTACTGTATTTATCGAGCCTATAGCAGTTATAAAGATGAATAATGAGTTAAAATCATTGTTTATGGATGAGAAAAAAGAGATAGAAAAGATACTTGAAAACCTTAGCCTTTTGGCTGCACTATATATTGAACCTTTAAGAGAAAATGCAAAGACGCTTATCTTCCTTGACTTTGTATATGCCAAGGCAAATCTCTCAAAGAAGATGAATGCAAGCGAACCGAAGTTTAATTCAAAGCATTATATAAATATAAAAGAAGGTAGACATCCTCTACTTGATTCAAAAAAGGTTGTACCTATCAATATCTCAATAGGTGATAATTATGACTTACTGATTATCACAGGACCAAATACCGGTGGTAAAACAGTATCACTAAAGACAGTTGGATTGTTTACACTTATGGGACAGTCAGGACTTCATATACCGGCATTTGAGGGCAGTGAGCTTTCTGTATTTAATGATGTATTTGCTGATATCGGAGATGAGCAGAGTATTGAACAGTCACTCTCCACATTCTCAGGCCATATGAAAAATATTGTTTACATATTAAACCACGCTGATGCAAATTCGCTCTGCCTTTTTGATGAACTATGTGCCGGTACTGACCCTACTGAGGGTGCCGCACTTGCCATCTCAATACTCTCATTCCTACATAGGATGCAAAGCAGATGTATTGCAACCACTCACTACAGTGAACTTAAGGTATTTGCATTAAACGAGCCTGGCGTTGAAAATGCTTCATGTGAATTTGATGTGGCGACTCTCTCTCCTACCTATAGAATACTTATAGGAGTACCCGGCAAATCAAATGCCTTTGCCATAGCAGGTAAACTTGGACTTCCGGATTATATTATTTCAGAGGCTGACAATCATCTTGAAAAAGATGCAAAGGACTTTGAAGATCTACTTACAAGACTTGAAAATGATAGGCAAATAATAGAGAAAGATAAATTATCTATTCAAAAATATAAGAGGGAAATAGAAAGCCTAAAGAGACATTATGACAAGCAAGAAGAAAATCTCACTCAAAAGAAGGAAAAGATCTTAGAAGAAGCCAGAGAAGCTGCAAAAAAGATTTTAGAAGAAGCCAAGGAAACAGCAGATGATACTATAAAGAATATCAATAAAATAGCTTCCGGTGCCGGTCTTGGCTCAGCTCTTGAAGAACAGCGAACCAGACTCAGGGAATCAATAAATAAAAATACAAAAACTATTGGAATACAGCAAACTAAAAATAAAGTTAAAAAACCAAAGGAGTTAAAACTTGGTGACAGTGTTCATGTTATCAGCTTGAACCTTGACGGTATAGTATCTTCTCTTCCAAATCAAAGTGGAAATTTCTTTGTTCAAATGGGTATACTTAGATCTCAGGTAAATATATCTGACGTTGCTTTAGTAGAAGAACCTGACAATAAGCCTAAGACCAAGACAAGAACCAGGAGCTCTTCTATGGTAAAATCTGCTACCATATCTACAGAGATAAATGTTATCGGAAAGAATGTGGATGAGGCTTGTTCAGAGCTTGACAAATACTTAGATGATGCTCTCTTAGCACATCTTCCAGGAGTTAGGATAATTCATGGTAGGGGTACCGGAGCATTACAAAAAGGTATACATGCCTACTTGAAGAGGCAGTCTTTTGTAAAGAGCTATTCTCTTGCTGATTTTAACGAGGGTGGCAATGCTGTAACAATAGTGCGTTTTAAATAAATATATATAGGTGAAACATGGTGGAAAAGCAAAGAATTTTAATTGTGGATGATGATGAAAATATAGCAGAACTTATTTCATTATATTTAATGAAAGAGTGTTATGAAACAAAAATAGTGGGGGATGGATAATCTGCTTTATCTGACTTTGATGAGTTCAAACCTCATCTTGTTCTTCTTGACCTTATGTTGCCGGGTATAGATGGATATCAGGTTTGTAGAGAAATCAGATCCAAATCCTGTACTCCTATCATAATGCTTTCTGCAAAAGGTGAGGTTTTTGACAAGGTATTGGGACTGGAGCTTGGTGCAGATGACTATATGATTAAACCCTTTGACTCAAAGGAACTTATAGCCAGAGTAAAAGCAGTGATAAGACGCTTTAACAACAGTACTATTTCACTACCTGAGGTGCATACCGGTGGTGAATATGTAGAATATCCGGATTTGGTAGTGAATATGACAAATTATGCTGTCACCTTCCTTGGCAAAAATGTGGAAATGCCACCAAAGGAACTGGAACTTTTATACTTCCTATCCTCGCATCCAAATCAGGTATTTACCAGAGAACAGCTTCTGGATAATATCTGGGGATATGAGTATATCGGAGACACCAGAACTGTAGATGTACACATAAAAAGATTGCGTGAGAAAATACATGATAATCAATTTTGGGCAATATCCACAGTCTGGGGTATTGGCTATAAATTTGAGGTCAAAAAATGAGACTCTCTCTCTATCTAAAATTTATTATGGCTTATATATTTTTTGGTATAGCCGGATTTGTGGCAATAGCTACTATTTCAAGCCATTTGACTTATTCCTATCTGGTAGAGTCCAGAAGTCAAACTTTATATGATGAGGCGAATCTTATTGCCTCTACATATTCCACTGTATATGAAGGCCAGAATATTTCTCTTGCAGAAAGCTATCCACAACTACAGGCGGTGGCAACTTTCCTCAATGCAAAGATATGGGTAATGGATAGAAATGGCAAAATAATAGTGGATGCTGACAAACAAAGAGTATCTGATATTATATCAGATTTCAACCCTACCGCTACAGGTAACAAATCATATATGGTAGGTGACTACTTTCATTCCTTTACAGAGGACTACTTAAGTGTTTCTGCACCTATTACCGGAAACTTTCGTACCTATGGCTATGTAGTAATTCATCTATCTATGAAAAATGTTACTCAAAGTCAATATCATATTTTAAATATAGTCTATATAACCTCTCTGATAGTATTTTTACTGTCATTGGTTATTTTAATTGTCTTTCAGCGTATTGTATACTCACCCCTAAAAAAAATAACCACAGGGGCAAAGGCATATGCTGAGGGAGATTTAAAATATGAAATAAAGGTAGCCTCAAATGATGAAATGGGATATCTGGCAGCTACCTTAAACTATATGTCAGACAAACTGGATGATACAGAAAATTATCAAAAAAAGTTTATTTCAAATGTTTCACATGATTTTCGTTCACCTCTAACTTCTATAAAAGGGTATTTAGAGGCTATACTTGACGGAACCATACCTACTGAAATGCATGAAAAATATTTGCAAAGAGTTATAGATGAGACAAATAGACTCACCAAGCTCACTGAAAGTATTCTATCTTTGGATTCTATAGAGAGTGTAAAGCTCAATAGGACAAGCTTTGATATAAACAATGTAATTCGTGACACTGCCAGCAGCTTTGAAGTACAGTGTAATAGCAAGAATATAACTATTGAACTGATACTATTGAATATATCACAATATGTTCTTGCCGACTACAGCAAGATACAGCAGGTACTTTATAACCTTATAGATAATGCCATAAAATTTTCTTCTCAGAACTCTTCTATCATTATACAAACCAGTATGAAAAAGGAGAAAGTCTTTATATCTGTAAAAGATACAGGTATAGGCATTGCCAAGAATGAACAGTCCAAAGTATTTGACAGATTTTACAAATCAGATCTTTCCAGAGGTAAGGATAAGAAGGGCACAGGACTTGGGCTTGCTATTGTCAAGGAAATCTTGCAAACTCATGGTGAGAATATAGATGTTGTAAGCACTGTGGGTGTAGGTACAGAGTTTATTTTTTCACTACCTGCAAGCAAAGAAACATAATAAAAGTGAGGCTTTCATACGAAAGCCTCATTATATTATTGCTCTTTTTTAATTTCTACTTTTTGATTCAACTCAGCAAAGCTTGTTGCCAATGATGCCAAGCCGCTAAGTTCCGTAGGTATGATAATCTTAGTTGATTTTCCGTCTGCCACCTTCTGGAATGCCTCAAGTCCTTTAAGTGTGAGTACCTTCTGGCTTGGATCTGCCTCAGAAAGTACCCTCAAAGACTCTGCCTGAGCTTTTTGAATAGCTAGTATAGCCTGTGCCTGTCCTTCAGCTCTCTTTATAGCAGTCTCCTTTTCAGCTTCTGCATTGAGTATAGCAGCCTGCTTATTACCCTCTGCTACAAGAATAGCACTTTCTTTCTTAGCCTGAGCTTCAAGAATGTTTGCTCTCTTTTCACGCTCAGCCTTCATCTCCTTCTCCATTGCAACTCTAATATCTTCAGGTGGCAATATACTCTTTAGCTCCACACGGTTTACCTTGATACCCCATGGATCTGTAGCCTCATCAAGCTCAGATCTCATAGCTGTATTTATAGTATCCCTTGATGTGAGCGTCTGGTCTACAGTCATATCACCTATGATATTTCTAAGTGTAGTAGCTGTAAGATTCTCAATAGCAGATATAGGCCTCTCCACACCATAAGTATACAATCTTGGATCTGTTATCTGAAAGTATACTATAGTATCTATCTGCATAGTTGCATTATCCTTAGTTATAACAGGCTGTGGTGGAAAATCTACAACCTGCTCTTTCAATGAAATCACCTTTGCGATTCTATCGAAGAAAGGATTTATAAAATGTAAACCTGAGCGAAGACCTTGTGAATACTTTCCAAGCTTTTCTACCACATATACTCTTGACTCAGGGACTATCTTTATTGACTTGACTGTAATTACGAATATAATAGCCAATAAAACAATAATAATTGCATAACCTAACATAAGTCATTCTCCTTTTAATAGACTAGTTGTCATTGATGATTATTTTATTACCTTCGAAGCTGCCAATGTTTGCAATATCTCCGGGATTTAGCTCCACCTTGGCGATAGCTGTCCATGTGCCACCTTTAAATCTTACATCATAAACATACTTACCTTCTTCTATGGATGTAAGTTTCAATATCTTAACCTTCTCAACATCCGGACTCTCCTTACACCTCATATAGCCTTTAAATATCCTTCTAAAGAATACTATAAAGACTAATGACAGTATGCAGAATATAATAACCTGTATCTCCAACGATTCTATAAATAGAGATACCACTATCATAATAAGGGCTGCCAAAGCTAACCATATTGAAACAAGTCCGGGAATAACAATTTCTCCAATGGCAAATATTGCAAATAAAACTCCCCAATAAAACATATCTCCTCCTTTTTTGCCTTTAAGTACTTATACTAAAGCCCTTTAGAAAGATAATACTATAATTATCACATTTATTATAACATAAAATATACTAATATGCTAATAAAAACCTCAAGAAATAACTTGAGGTTTCTATCTATAAATTATTTAACCCACTTACCATTACTGTCTACCCTGTATCCGTCTGGAGTCTCAGCATTATGCCACATTTTTCCGTCAGCACCTACATAGTAAGAATCTCCCTTGTAGTTGATCCAAGCATTTCTATACATATAGCCCCAGTGATCAAAGTAATACCACTTACCATTGTCATACAGCCAGTTATCTGCTACATATCTATCTGTTCCTGACAGCATAAAGTACCAACCATGCTCATCTTTACGCCATTCTCCTCTATCTCCGGGCATACGCTCTAAGATAGCTGCTTTTGCTGTCATTGGTTGAGCTACTACACCGCCAAGACTAAGTGCTGCAAATAGTACTGCTGCTGATTTTATCAAACTTTTCTTCATCATTCCTCCTTCGTCTTCTCCTATATACTCACAAAAATGACATTCAACTGTCTTTATATAGTATAAACCAAATCTTAAATATATGTCTTACATTGTCATTACAAAATATTTTCTAATTACCTACATAATATATAAGAATATCTATTTACTTTTTAAAGTTGGAGTCCAATAACTGTTATTATAAATATCAGTAAATTTATAAGTTATTTCATTATCATCTTGAACAATTAAATAGGATACTTTTGGAATTGAATTTCCAACAACATATTCTTCATCTATTGTATAATTATCCAGATAAGTACCATCATATCCATAATATGTATATATAAACTGTATTCTATCTCCCGGAACTATTTCTGTTATATTCTTTGCAATAGTCTCAGTTTCTATAGCTGAGTAGTCTGTATTTGCACCTGCAATATATCCCTTTGGATGCTCCTTATCAAATATTATTATAAGATTTGCTCTATCACCATTTAAGATAACCGGAACTCTACCTATAGTAGTTACCTCATCTCCATTTTGTGTAGTCGAAAGATGATAATATGCAACCGGCTGCTGGTCTATTGCAATCCAGGCTCTTTGAGTATCTGCAAGCATATCTCCATTTTCATCAAACTTAAAGAAATTATCAAGCCCCATATCAATATAACCATTTCCTTGATCCAAAAGCATACTTTCTTCTATACTTGACACCATATTCCACTCTTCCTCTGATAAATGAATCTTAGGTTCAGAAGATATATCACGCCACTTAAGCTTTGAAGCATCCAATCTGTTATTTACAACATAGTCCTTGATTGCATCATCTGATATACTTCTGTTTTGTAAGAAACCTATGTTTGAAAAATCAAGTCCTATAGATGATAGGCTCTCAGCTGATATACTACCTGATATCAGATTTGCTATCATACTGTCAATATCTGCAGCTGAAAGTGAGCCCGCACTATTTCCTGAAGTTCCTCCGGTTAGAATATTTGCAGGAGTAGTTTCTCCACCCCCCACTATCTGACCACTTGCCTGTACAGAGGCAAACTGCTGTATCATCCTGGTGTACTCACTATCCATACCTATATCTCCATAGGTCTGAACCATCCTATCGACCTTTGACAATTTCTTGTATGGGAAATATATTGAAAGTCCATATGAATTTGCCATATTTGAAGAGGTTCTATTGTATTTTACTGCTCCCAGAACTGACTGTATCGTAGGATTATTCTTATCTTGTTCAAGATTATATATAAGGCTCACTAAGTCAACCTGATCAATATTTGAAGATTTTGCAAACTCTCTGCTTGCGGTTCTG is a window from the Lachnoanaerobaculum umeaense genome containing:
- a CDS encoding MATE family efflux transporter, producing the protein MIEKKENRMGVMPVGKLLFSMSTPMVISFLVQSLYNIVDSIFVARYSSDALAAVSLAYPIQIFMIAVSVGTGVGINALLSRTLGEGNKEKAKKTADSAILLGVLASIGFAIFGSVATKLFFDSQTSNESIRKLGYSYLSIVTIFSFGLILEVTFERILQSTGKTIYNMITQGVGAIINIILDPILIFGLLGAPKLGIAGAAIATVSGQIVAMTLSFIFNVKYNEEVNISFGKHIFKPDLAIIKEIYRVGVPSIAMQSMSTLMILGLNKILVRYSDMAVNVLGIYYKLQSFVFMPIFGLNNGMTPIVAYNYGAKNKKRIMKAIKYSFLTSVFIMVIGTAVFWIFPKELMLLFSPNEEMLRLGIPALKICSLCFILAAFDVIAIATFQSLGNGMYALYASFLRQLILILPFAFVLTKVFGLEAVWFAIPLAELGCAFFDIFLMKKIYEKKVANL
- the secA gene encoding preprotein translocase subunit SecA produces the protein MNFIEKIFGTHSERELKIIEPTIQKILSLQSTMQAMSDEELKELTPKFRQRLADGETLDDILPEAFAAVREASRRVTGMEHFKVQLIGGMVLHQGRIAEMRTGEGKTLVSTCPAYLNALAGKGVLVVTVNDYLAERDSKWMGDIHRFLGLSVGCVLNSMNSEQRQEQYACDITYVTNNELGFDYLRDNMAIYKKDQVLRELDFAIIDEVDSILIDEARTPLIISGQSGKSTKLYEICDMLAKQLERGEASAEFTKMGALMGDEIEETGDFIVNEKDKVVNLTEEGIHKVEKYFNIENLADPENLEIQHCIILALRANNLMFRDKDYVVKDDEVLIVDEFTGRIMPGRRYSDGLHQAIEAKEHVNVQRESKTLATITFQNFFNKFVKKAGMTGTALTEEKEFRNTYGMDVIAIPTNRPIERKDQDDVVYKSKKEKFKAVVEEIKETNAKGQPVLVGTITIETSEMLSKMLKKEGINHTVLNAKFHEKEAEIVANAGLHGAVTIATNMAGRGTDIKLDEEALKAGGLKVIGTERHESRRIDNQLRGRSGRQGDPGESRFYISLEDDLMRLFASERLIKIFNALGVPENEPIEHGMLTRAVEKAQMKIESNNYGIRENLLKYDEVNNEQREVIYEERNKVLEGDNMRDTILRMINDIIERSVNMAISDEIPASEWNFVELNELILSTIPLSPLSYSPEMDNMKKDELIQKLKKEAVELYEAKEAEFPDAEKIRELERIILLKTIDNKWMNHIDDMEQLRQGIGLQALGQRDPLVEYKMAAYDMFDEMTRGISEDTVRILYHLKVEQKVEREPVAKVTGTNKDDSTVKKPVRIEAKIYPNDPCPCGSGKKYKQCHGRKGMTL
- a CDS encoding endonuclease MutS2, coding for MNKKTLKILEYEKIINNLVDMASSEPAKKLCAKLKPSTDINEIQKNQGYTTAALDRIRLKGNLLLSEIKDISDSLKRLEIGSSLSQPELMKILSILNAVSKAISYGLHPDEEEYDVLEEHFRSLYDIKDLKKELSRCIISEEIMADNASPELSHIRRKIKQINSKMHTELNNILNAHREYLMDAVITQRDGAYCLPIKSEYKNKVSGVVHDQSSTGSTVFIEPIAVIKMNNELKSLFMDEKKEIEKILENLSLLAALYIEPLRENAKTLIFLDFVYAKANLSKKMNASEPKFNSKHYINIKEGRHPLLDSKKVVPINISIGDNYDLLIITGPNTGGKTVSLKTVGLFTLMGQSGLHIPAFEGSELSVFNDVFADIGDEQSIEQSLSTFSGHMKNIVYILNHADANSLCLFDELCAGTDPTEGAALAISILSFLHRMQSRCIATTHYSELKVFALNEPGVENASCEFDVATLSPTYRILIGVPGKSNAFAIAGKLGLPDYIISEADNHLEKDAKDFEDLLTRLENDRQIIEKDKLSIQKYKREIESLKRHYDKQEENLTQKKEKILEEAREAAKKILEEAKETADDTIKNINKIASGAGLGSALEEQRTRLRESINKNTKTIGIQQTKNKVKKPKELKLGDSVHVISLNLDGIVSSLPNQSGNFFVQMGILRSQVNISDVALVEEPDNKPKTKTRTRSSSMVKSATISTEINVIGKNVDEACSELDKYLDDALLAHLPGVRIIHGRGTGALQKGIHAYLKRQSFVKSYSLADFNEGGNAVTIVRFK
- a CDS encoding sensor histidine kinase, giving the protein MRLSLYLKFIMAYIFFGIAGFVAIATISSHLTYSYLVESRSQTLYDEANLIASTYSTVYEGQNISLAESYPQLQAVATFLNAKIWVMDRNGKIIVDADKQRVSDIISDFNPTATGNKSYMVGDYFHSFTEDYLSVSAPITGNFRTYGYVVIHLSMKNVTQSQYHILNIVYITSLIVFLLSLVILIVFQRIVYSPLKKITTGAKAYAEGDLKYEIKVASNDEMGYLAATLNYMSDKLDDTENYQKKFISNVSHDFRSPLTSIKGYLEAILDGTIPTEMHEKYLQRVIDETNRLTKLTESILSLDSIESVKLNRTSFDINNVIRDTASSFEVQCNSKNITIELILLNISQYVLADYSKIQQVLYNLIDNAIKFSSQNSSIIIQTSMKKEKVFISVKDTGIGIAKNEQSKVFDRFYKSDLSRGKDKKGTGLGLAIVKEILQTHGENIDVVSTVGVGTEFIFSLPASKET
- a CDS encoding SPFH domain-containing protein, with the protein product MLGYAIIIVLLAIIFVITVKSIKIVPESRVYVVEKLGKYSQGLRSGLHFINPFFDRIAKVISLKEQVVDFPPQPVITKDNATMQIDTIVYFQITDPRLYTYGVERPISAIENLTATTLRNIIGDMTVDQTLTSRDTINTAMRSELDEATDPWGIKVNRVELKSILPPEDIRVAMEKEMKAEREKRANILEAQAKKESAILVAEGNKQAAILNAEAEKETAIKRAEGQAQAILAIQKAQAESLRVLSEADPSQKVLTLKGLEAFQKVADGKSTKIIIPTELSGLASLATSFAELNQKVEIKKEQ